TACGGATCGCCTTGCCGCTCCGAGGCATAGAAGGCCCCGGAGATGGCGAACGCGCGGGAGAACATCCCCGGGTGGCGCAACGCGACGTGGACGGCGCCCGCGCCCCCCATGGAGAAGCCGCCAATGATTCGCGAACGCGCGGCCCGCTCCACGGGGAACGAGGCTTCGACGGCCGGGATGAGATCCTCCACCAGGTAGTCCTCGTACCGCTTGCCGGACGCATCGTTCATGAACCAGCGCCGGCCGCTCTCGGGAAAGACAAACAGCACGCGCTCCCTGTGCTCCGCCAGGAATTCCCTGCCATGACGTGCCCAGGACAACCGGTCCCCGGCAAACGCATGCAACATATAACAGACAGGGAACCCCCGGGCGGGTGGGGCTCCGGAGGGCGCCACCACGTAGGCCACCTTGGGCCGGCCCAGGGATGGCGCGTCATGCTCGAAATCGAAGCCGGGCAGATCTTCCTCGATGGGAATCAACATCACGAACCTCCTAGGCGAGTGACACCAGCCTGGAAACCTCCTGCACATCCACCTTGCCGCGGCTGTTGCGCGGGAGGGCATCGAGCCGCAAGAGCCTCGAGGGAACCATGTAGGGAGGCAGACGCTCCGCGCAGTGGCGGCGGACCTCGCCCACGAGTTCCTCGGAGGGCTCTCGCAGCGCGATGGCCGCGCCGAGCTGATCCCTCCCCTCGTCCTGGAACGTCACCACCGCGGCCTCCGTCACGGCGGGATGCTCGCGCAAGGCCTGCTCGAGTTCCTCGAGCTGGATGCGATAGCCACGAATCTTGACCAGACGGTCACGCCGGCCCAGGAAGCTGAGACGGCCGGACTCGACGCGGACGATGTCTCCCGTCCGGTAGAACTTCCGCCCATCGGCTTCGCGCACGAAGCGCTGCTCCGTGAGCTCGTCGAGCCCTCGATACCCTTCCATGACCGTGGGAGAGCAGACGAGCAGCTCGCCCTCCTCGTTGGACGGACCCTCGGGCCCCTCCAGACGAATCTCCGCATAGGGACACGGAATGCCAATCGGCACCGGTCCGTCCGTGGCCAGGTCCTCCGGCCCGATATCGTGGAACGTGCACACGTTGGTCTCGGTGGGCCCGAACCAGTTCGAGAGGGAGCACCCCTGGGGCAGATGGGCCGCGAGCTCCTTGAGGCCCGGTTTGGGAATCACCTCTCCCGCGAGAATCACATGCCGGAGGGCGGAGCGCTCCAGCTCCCGCAGGGGCGCGCCCTCGTCGGGCCGCAGCAGCACGGAGGGGACCGAATACCACACCGTGATTCCATTCTTGATGATGAACCGGCAGGTCTTCCCCACCTGGCCGAACAACCACTCCGGCACCGGCACGAGCGTCGCTCCGGCGAGCGCCGACGCGAAGAAGTCGAAGATGGTCAGGTCGAACGAGGGCGAGGCATGTTGGGAAAGGACATCCTCCGGCCGCAGCCCCAGATGCCGGGCCGTCCACTCCACGAAGGCCACGGCGCTGCGGTGGCTCTGCATCACGCCCTTGGGCCGGCCCGTCGAGCCCGAGGTGTACAACACATAGGCGACCGACATCTCATCCACGGGGACCGCGGCCGATAGCGGCGCGCACGTCATCACCTCGCTCCAGGGGAGGCCACGGCCCTCCTTCGAGGACGGCGCGGCCCGGAGCGACAACACGACCTCCTGCCGTGTCGAGCCTCCCGCCGCGGGCTCCGCCAGACCGCGAGCCTCGTCCTGGAGGAGCGCGGCGGCGATCTGCCGGGTGGTGATGAGGTGGCTGGGCCCCGCGTCCCCCAGGATGAGTGACGCGCGCGCGGCCGGCATCGTGTAGTCGATGGGCACGTAGCTGCCGCCAGCCAGCAACGCACCAAAGATGGACACGGACAGCTCGGCGCCCTTGGGTAGACAGATGACCACGCGGTCTCCCGGGCGCAGCCCCGTCTCCACCAGGTACGCGGAGAGCCGGAGGGCCCGGTCGAACAGCTCCCCGTAGGTGAGCCGTCCTCCCGAGGTAACGAGCGCGGTCCGTGAGGTGAAGCGTGACGCCGCGCCCATGAGAATCGTCGATAACGTCTGCTCGCTCATCTTGAACCTCCTCAATCCCTGTCAGGAGCCCAACCCCAGCTCCGCGGCGATGATGACCTTCTGGATTTCCGAAGTGCCCGAGTACACGATTCCACCGAGGGCATCCCGGAGCTCGCGCCCCACTTCCGAGCCCTCCATGAGGCCCATGCCGCCATGGAGCCGGAACGCGTCCGTCCCGGAGGCGAGCGCGGCCTCGCTGACATACAACTTGGTGAGACTGGCCTCGCCCGGAGTCAACGCTCCCGTGGACAGCAGTGTCAGGGTATTCCGGACGAGGAGGTGGGACGTCCTGTAGCGGCTCAGCATGTCGACGATGCGTCCGGCGACATACTGGTTGTTTCCAATGGGACGGCCGAACTGGCGGCGCTCCTTCGCGTAGTCGAGCGCCGCCAGGAATTGCCTGCGCATGACGCCCAGGTGGAAGCCCGCCAGCATGCTCCTCTCCCACGTCAGGGCATGCTGGAAGACGGAGGCGCCCTGTCCCACGCCGCCCACCATCGCGCTCCGGGGAACCCGCACGTCGTCGAACCACACGGAGCTGACGGAGCAGCCATGCATGCCCATGCGCGGCTCGTCGATTCCGACTTCCAGACCCCGGGTGGCCCGAGGCA
Above is a window of Cystobacter fuscus DNA encoding:
- a CDS encoding alpha/beta hydrolase encodes the protein MLIPIEEDLPGFDFEHDAPSLGRPKVAYVVAPSGAPPARGFPVCYMLHAFAGDRLSWARHGREFLAEHRERVLFVFPESGRRWFMNDASGKRYEDYLVEDLIPAVEASFPVERAARSRIIGGFSMGGAGAVHVALRHPGMFSRAFAISGAFYASERQGDPYASQRASGCMMPTEAEHDRVWGPVGSEIRRLYDTGALLEKAAAIGSPPTLALEVGTDDYPRVVEQNRRVHRKMNELGLPHAYAEHPGDHGWGFAASSARRLLARLLPATD
- a CDS encoding amino acid adenylation domain-containing protein, giving the protein MSEQTLSTILMGAASRFTSRTALVTSGGRLTYGELFDRALRLSAYLVETGLRPGDRVVICLPKGAELSVSIFGALLAGGSYVPIDYTMPAARASLILGDAGPSHLITTRQIAAALLQDEARGLAEPAAGGSTRQEVVLSLRAAPSSKEGRGLPWSEVMTCAPLSAAVPVDEMSVAYVLYTSGSTGRPKGVMQSHRSAVAFVEWTARHLGLRPEDVLSQHASPSFDLTIFDFFASALAGATLVPVPEWLFGQVGKTCRFIIKNGITVWYSVPSVLLRPDEGAPLRELERSALRHVILAGEVIPKPGLKELAAHLPQGCSLSNWFGPTETNVCTFHDIGPEDLATDGPVPIGIPCPYAEIRLEGPEGPSNEEGELLVCSPTVMEGYRGLDELTEQRFVREADGRKFYRTGDIVRVESGRLSFLGRRDRLVKIRGYRIQLEELEQALREHPAVTEAAVVTFQDEGRDQLGAAIALREPSEELVGEVRRHCAERLPPYMVPSRLLRLDALPRNSRGKVDVQEVSRLVSLA
- a CDS encoding acyl-CoA dehydrogenase family protein — protein: MNHSALPEETPELRAARTLGQSLGAPPSGSDPRAWIREAWKKAAELGVFEVLIPEEALNVEVVLSVLEGVGMGCAGEGFPLALGAHCFGFSAPLLCFGSEEHKGLLPSLRDGSVMGALAATETEAGSDVMSLKTRFRRDGDDYVLQGAKCFITNAREADYFLVLATKDPRLHFRGLSAFLVPRATRGLEVGIDEPRMGMHGCSVSSVWFDDVRVPRSAMVGGVGQGASVFQHALTWERSMLAGFHLGVMRRQFLAALDYAKERRQFGRPIGNNQYVAGRIVDMLSRYRTSHLLVRNTLTLLSTGALTPGEASLTKLYVSEAALASGTDAFRLHGGMGLMEGSEVGRELRDALGGIVYSGTSEIQKVIIAAELGLGS